The window AGAGGACTCCCACGTGGGCATCGTAGGCGGCAGGGATGAGAGCGGTAATCTGCTCATCATCCACTGCGCCAGCGGATACAACAATGTGGTGATCACCGGCATCGAAGGCTTTACATCTATTGGCAGACCGGTATACTTTTCGGACTAAAATCAGGAAGGGCCGCTGCCGGGAATGTATCCCCGCAGCGGCCCTCCTGCTCTATAAAGGTGAGAGGGATCTGCCCAGCGTTTCCTGGGCGGATCCCTCTTGCTTTTATGTATGCAGCCACGCGGCCATATTCTTCATTTTCGCCAGAACCTCCGCAGGCCCTTCGATACGGATGGCGCCGCCGAAGGTGAATACCCATGAGAAGAATGGTGGGGTAGGTGCCACATCCACAGTAGCCCGGAAGTGTTTGGTGTCCACCACCTCCGTGGCCACATCCTCGCCGAAGTGGTCTATGACATTTCGCATGGTGCGGTTCTCACACAGTAGCATCACCCGCCGGGGCGCGTCGTGGTACATCCCAAAGACTTCCCGAAGGTAGGACGCTGGGTCAAAGGACGGGTCTGCTGTGTAGGGGGCGTCGGTTTCTTGGATGGCCGTCATGCGGTCCACCCGGAACTGCGCCAGTTTGCCGTGCTTTTCCGACCAGCCCACGGCGTAGTAGAAGTCCCGGTTCCAGATGAGGGTGTAGGGGCTGAACCCATAGCGGTAGCCCTTATGTTTTAGGACCTTTTCCTTTTTCGGCGTGTACTCGAAATACTGGAAAGAGATGGCCCGCTGTTCGTGGATCGCCGTCTGGATGGCGTCGATGGCGTAATACACAGCCTCATTGTCCGGTTTAGCCGTGCCGTCCATGTAGATAGGACGGTTCAGGATCGCGGCGTTGTGCCGACTGGTGAGATGGCCCAGCTTCTCGATGAGGGCGGCGC of the Intestinibacillus sp. Marseille-P6563 genome contains:
- a CDS encoding helix-turn-helix transcriptional regulator, which codes for MLQLLLKQTDEHHYATGADILRFWETHGIQTTRKNVYSDIQLLMDFGLDIICIKSTQNRYFIGSRLLELPELKLLVDAVESSHLITEKKSAALIEKLGHLTSRHNAAILNRPIYMDGTAKPDNEAVYYAIDAIQTAIHEQRAISFQYFEYTPKKEKVLKHKGYRYGFSPYTLIWNRDFYYAVGWSEKHGKLAQFRVDRMTAIQETDAPYTADPSFDPASYLREVFGMYHDAPRRVMLLCENRTMRNVIDHFGEDVATEVVDTKHFRATVDVAPTPPFFSWVFTFGGAIRIEGPAEVLAKMKNMAAWLHT